A stretch of DNA from Sugiyamaella lignohabitans strain CBS 10342 chromosome B, complete sequence:
TAATATCATCCGAGTGTTTTCCAGAGATCCAGAAAAGTGGGCTTCAGAAGATGAATTAAAGCATTTGGAACAAGCAGTTGCTTCAACAGGACTGGGAAAAGACCAAACAGGCGGTAAAATCGATGAATCCCAAATCAGCGACGCTAAGGTCTTGACCCAACCAGGGACGAAAGAGGGACAGGTCGTCATGGTCCGTGGTGGGTCTGGTGGTCCTGGTGCTCCTATTGAAGCGCACCAATGGAGTACTGGTATGTGGGTTAAGATTGGAGAAGTGGTCGACTCGGCGACATCTGGTAAGAAGACTCTATATGAAGGCGTTGAGTACGATTATGTTTTTGATGTGGATATCAGAGAAGGGGTTCCTCCTCTAAAATTACCTTATAATCTAACTCAGAATCCTTACGAAGTAGCGCAATCATTTGTTGAAAAGTATGAGCTTTCACCTGGGTATGTTGATGAAGTTGCCAAGTTCCTTATCGCTAATACTGAAACTGTTGACTTGACATCACAGCCAGCTCAGGATCCTTATTCTTCCGGTAGATACATACCTGGTGGCGGCCATGCGCAGAGTAGTAACTCGGCTCAGACAGCAATTTCGAAATCCAGTGAGTCTACTGCAGACCTCCATATTCTACCGTTTACGGAAACTGTTTCATTAGTATCATATTCACCCGATCCAATTATTAGGGCCCTTAGGACTAATAATGACAAGTACTCCTCTGGAAAATTGAGTCCCGCGGAACTTGcgtcaattgaaaatacACTTAAATCAGGCATTACACCGGAATCCGCTCAAGAGATATTTCGCTATTTTGTTAAAATTGAACAGTCGTGGACTGGTTCGCGGGATGACCTTCTTCCTGCGTTAGACATCCTGCGTATCATTGTTCCTTCTCTCAATGTTCCACCAGTATCACTGGTGCAGACCGTGTTTAACAATATGGACCCCGACTCAATAAAAACGACCCTGTTAGCCACCCGTGTGATTGTTAATCTGTTTACAACTCCAGCGGGCCTCAAGCTCGCTCTGAACCCTCAAATTAGGGAGAATGCTCTTGAGATTCTCTCGCCTATTGTCAGAGATAACAAATCGACGAAACCCTTGAATTTAGCCATAGCTACGCTTCTTCTTAACTACTCATCTGCGACGACAGACCCCAATTCAGGTTTTGAATTGCTAACAGCTATTGGTGCTTTCAAGTCCACCACAACCCCACTAGACTCGGAAACAGCATACCGACTACTGCTTGCTTTGGGAACTACGCTTACAAATGCTATAACTGCATCAGCCACTATTAaagatgctgctattaaTCTGGACCTTTTAGAATGGGCAAAGCAACTTGCGAAACAACTTGAAGAGTCACGAATTAATGATCTACTTGTCGAGCTATCTACTGTCTTGTCATAAATCTATATTGCTTATTTCAGTATTAATGTCAATCGACTGCCCGACTGCCCCTGGCAGTTAGGGATTCGTGGAAAGTTCTGCGCCGCTCCATATTTTAAAGCCAAGCCATTTTGTGCCGAAGCTAAGAGTTTTGGGCTCCAAATGGATCAAAGTCGGTCCAACTGTCTAGAGCCGCATGTGACGGGGCAGACGCAGGGGACTGTGAAGTGGACTAGCATAGTTGATGCCATGTGTTACTTGAAGTGCACATCATTGAGCCTATACAAACTATGAGCCTGCCTGTTACAGTTGATCCTGCTACAAAGGCCATCTCCGTTGATGCCTCATTTATTGATAGTTTGGGTGAAGAATCCCAAAAGGATCTAAATGAGAAACTACTACAACTGAATGATCTGAGCCGCTATCTTACCGGTCTTAGCCTACCAGTCCCACCAGCCCCCAATACAATTTCGAAGCAGCTGACAGACCAGGTCAATAAACTTCGTGCCCATGGAGTAACACAATCAAAAGCTGGAAAGCACCAGGAAGCGCTCAAGCATTTTACACTTGCAGTCCAATTGGCTCTTAAAAGACCACCATGGGAAGCTGCACTTTATGTTATTGAGGAAGTTTGTGGATTATTAGCATTGCGCGCCGATAGTTATATGGCCTTGAACTTATGGCCAGAAGCATATACTGATGCTTCATTAATTGTTCTGTTGGTTCCCACTGATCCTAAGGGCCATCACCGAAGAGGTAGATGTCTTCAAACCATAGGTAAATACAGCGAAGCTAGAGTAGAATACTTAACTGCTTCCGCTGCCCTTCCACAAGATACTAGTATCAAAGAATCCTTGGCAGAAGTTGAGGCATTACTAGCCAAACCTTAATTCAGATACTTAGGGATCTGGATTTTATAGTAtctttattattattaaaatGCAAATTAATGAAAACTTCAATTTATTATGATGGCCCCAAATGGGTAAAAAGTTATACTAATTTCTTTATAGGAATATTAGGACT
This window harbors:
- the DOA1 gene encoding Doa1p (WD repeat protein required for ubiquitin-mediated protein degradation; forms a complex with Cdc48p; plays a role in controlling cellular ubiquitin concentration; also promotes efficient NHEJ in postdiauxic/stationary phase; facilitates N-terminus-dependent proteolysis of centromeric histone H3 (Cse4p) for faithful chromosome segregation; protein increases in abundance and relocalizes from nucleus to nuclear periphery upon DNA replication stress; GO_component: GO:0005737 - cytoplasm [Evidence IEA,IEA]; GO_component: GO:0005737 - cytoplasm [Evidence IDA] [PMID 14562095]; GO_component: GO:0005737 - cytoplasm [Evidence IDA] [PMID 22842922]; GO_component: GO:0005634 - nucleus [Evidence IEA,IEA]; GO_component: GO:0005634 - nucleus [Evidence IDA] [PMID 14562095]; GO_component: GO:0005634 - nucleus [Evidence IDA] [PMID 22842922]; GO_function: GO:0043130 - ubiquitin binding [Evidence IDA,IMP] [PMID 16428438]; GO_function: GO:0043130 - ubiquitin binding [Evidence IDA] [PMID 21070969]; GO_process: GO:0006303 - double-strand break repair via nonhomologous end joining [Evidence IMP] [PMID 12399380]; GO_process: GO:0010992 - ubiquitin homeostasis [Evidence IMP] [PMID 18508771]; GO_process: GO:0006511 - ubiquitin-dependent protein catabolic process [Evidence IMP] [PMID 2111732]), yielding MAVSKYKLSASLIGHEDDVKSIAVTRDGEVVSVSRDCTVRKWIRDPTSPGTWHQNVLYKDEKYLNAVSSNSSGDKVIFGGQSKAVVSLDNVTVHGTAATTTLGSHDGNVCTLAVGHGLIVSGSWDSTARVWSIESGKPLYTLEGHQASVWAVLIISDTRLITAAADKNIFLWENGKKIGSINSAHDDAIRGLCRLNSDTFASCSNDTTIKIWSLDSFASQSAPSALLTLTGHSSFIYTISSNGKTLLSGGEDRSLRVWDLTSNECIQVITLPSTSVWSVAYLNETDVLAAGSDNIIRVFSRDPEKWASEDELKHLEQAVASTGLGKDQTGGKIDESQISDAKVLTQPGTKEGQVVMVRGGSGGPGAPIEAHQWSTGMWVKIGEVVDSATSGKKTLYEGVEYDYVFDVDIREGVPPLKLPYNLTQNPYEVAQSFVEKYELSPGYVDEVAKFLIANTETVDLTSQPAQDPYSSGRYIPGGGHAQSSNSAQTAISKSSESTADLHILPFTETVSLVSYSPDPIIRALRTNNDKYSSGKLSPAELASIENTLKSGITPESAQEIFRYFVKIEQSWTGSRDDLLPALDILRIIVPSLNVPPVSLVQTVFNNMDPDSIKTTLLATRVIVNLFTTPAGLKLALNPQIRENALEILSPIVRDNKSTKPLNLAIATLLLNYSSATTDPNSGFELLTAIGAFKSTTTPLDSETAYRLLLALGTTLTNAITASATIKDAAINLDLLEWAKQLAKQLEESRINDLLVELSTVLS
- the SGTA gene encoding Small glutamine-rich tetratricopeptide repeat-containing protein alpha codes for the protein MSLPVTVDPATKAISVDASFIDSLGEESQKDLNEKLLQLNDLSRYLTGLSLPVPPAPNTISKQLTDQVNKLRAHGVTQSKAGKHQEALKHFTLAVQLALKRPPWEAALYVIEEVCGLLALRADSYMALNLWPEAYTDASLIVLLVPTDPKGHHRRGRCLQTIGKYSEARVEYLTASAALPQDTSIKESLAEVEALLAKP